GTCCTATGTCCGCGTCACCAACCAGGCCAATGGCCGCTCGGTCATCGTCCGCGTCAACGATCGCGGCCCCTACATGCGGGGCCGCATCATGGACCTGTCCTACCGGGCCGCGTCCATGCTGGGATATGTCAACAACGGCCACACCCAGATCAGGGCCGAATATGTCGGGCCGGCGCCACTCGAAGGCGACGACACCCGCATGCTCATGGCCTCCTATAACGGCCCGGCCGATTTCGGCGGCGGCAATACCCAGTTCGCCCAGGCCGACAACACCAACAGCCTCGCCGACATCGCCGGCAATTTCTTCGGCAACCTCTTCTCCTACGCCGACACCACGCCGCAGGAGCAGGATGCCGCCATCGGCACCGCCCACGCCGCCGTAACCGCCATGGCCACCCGCGCCGGCGCCCTTGACGAATGGGTGCAGTCCATCGATGCCGATGCCCGTAACATCAGGCTGGGCCTTGGTATTTTCGCCGATCAGGGCAATGCGATAGCCCTCTCCGAGCGCTTCGCCCTGCTGGGCGCCGTCGATGAGGAAGCCGTTACCGTCAACGGCCGCGCCGCCACCCGTTTGACCCTGACCCATCTCAAGCCGGGCGTATCACGCATCGATGTTCTCGATCTGGCTCGCGAACTCGGCCTCAATGATCTAAAGTTGGACTGATAGACGAACTGTCATTTGTCAGTCCGATCACTGTGTCATTCCCGCGAAGGCGGGAATCCATTCTGTCTAATGAAGAGTAGATTCCCGCCTTCGCGGGAATGACATCGGGATCAGGGCTCGCATTGAACCGGGAGGAGGGGGCAACGTGAAGAAAATCCTGCGAATTCTCGCCGCAACGCTGGCCTTGACCATGCCGGCCTTGGCGCAGGCCGATTTCGACACCAAAGCCAAATTCGCCATCCTGATGGACGAGGATTCCGGCACTGTCATCTTCCAGAAGGATGCCGACCTGCCGATGGAGCCGGCCAGCATGGCCAAGCTCATGACCATAGCCGTGGTCTTCAATGAAATCCGCAGCGGCCGGCTGAGCATGGCCGACATGTTCTTTGTCTCCGAACATGCCTGGCGCACCGGCGGCGCGGCTTCGGGCGGCTCGACCATGTTCGCCGAACTCAATTCCCAGATTTCGGTCGAAGACCTGATCCGCTCGGTCATCATCCAGTCCGGCAACGATGCAGCCATCATCCTGGCCGAAGGCATTGCCGGCTCGGAAACCAGCTTCGTCGCCATGATGAACGAACTGGGCGAGGATATCGGCCTCACCGATTCCCACTTCACCAATCCCACCGGCCTGCCGGACCCGGACATGTATGTCACGGCCCGCGACCTGGCCGACCTGGCGCGCTATCTGATCCAGCAATTCCCCGAATATTACCACTACTTCTCCGAACCCGAGATGGAGTGGAACGGCATCAAGCAGCCCAATCGCAACTCCCTGGTGGAACTGGGCATCGGCGTCGATGGCCTCAAGACCGGCCATACCGAGGCCGCCGGCTACGGTTCGGTCATCTCCACCGACGAAGGCGGCCGCCGGCTGGTCGCCGTGCTGCATGGCCTCACCTCCATGGCCCAGCGCACCGAGGAAGGCCGCAAGCTCATCACCTGGGGCGCCCGCGCCTTCGAACGCGTCGCGGCTTACCCAGAGGGTGCCGTCGTCGCCTATGCCAATGTCTATGGCGGCAGCAGCCCCAGCGTCGGCCTGGTCGGCAAAGGCGAAGTGGCGCTCTACCTGCCACGCGGCTCGCGCAAATGCCTCAACGCCCAGGTGAACTATACCGGCCCATTGTCACCCCCGGTCATGCAGGGCGACCAGATCGCCGAACTCCGCGTCTTCTGCGACGACCAGCTCGTCCAGACCGCCCCCCTCTACGCCGCCGAAACGGTGGGCGAGGGCGACCTCGTCCGCAAAGCCACCGACGCTCTGAAGCAACTGGCCCTGGGCTGGCTGTGAGTTTGTGGCGACACCACACCCACCGGGGCTCCCCAACCCCCACCCTCGTTCCCTCCCCACAAGGGGGAGGGAGGCGCATGGGTGATGTCAGTGGTCCAATATAGTCTCATCCACCGAGCAGGCTTCCCTCCCCTTGATGGGGAGGGATTGAGGGTGGGGTGGGGCCGCGCTCGTAAAATGCGTGGCAAGCCCACACGCACCAGCCTCACTTGACGAGCGCGCCCCAAGTGCATAGCCCTCGGGTCAGGCCCCGACCGAGACAATTGAAGCCGGAAGACATGTTGCAAGAGGCACCGACTTCCAAAGCCAGCCGCGCCCGTTTCATCACCTTCGAAGGTGGTGAAGGCGTCGGCAAATCCACCCAGGTCAAGCGCCTGCTGCAAAACCTGCAGCGGCATGACATCGAGGCCGTGCGCACCCGTGAACCCGGCGGCACGCCCAAGGCCGAGGCCATCCGCTCCTTCATCCTGCAGGGGCGCTCCGAAAGCTGGGGACCGGGCGCCGAGGCCGTCCTCTTCGCCGCGGCGCGGCTCGACCACGTCAACCAGCTCATCGCCCCCAATCTGCGCAACGGCACCTGGGTCCTGTCCGATCGCTTCCACGATTCCACCCGCGCCTATCAAGGCCTGACCGGTGGCGTCGACGACAAGCTCATTGCCGGCCTCGAATCCCTGGCGCTGGACGGCCATGCACCTGATCTCACCATCATCCTCGACATGGATCCCGAAGCCGCCTTCAAGCGCGTGGCCGAACGCGCCATCGAGGACGGGCTGGCGCTGACCGGCGATCGCTTCGAGAAGGAAGAACTCGAGTGGCACAAGAAGTTGCGCGACGGCTTCCTGTCCATCGCGCGCGACAATCCAGACCGCTGCGTCGTCATCTCGGCCGCCCAGTCCGAAGACACCTTGGAAGCCGCCATCTGGGAGGCCGTCACCCAGCGCTTTCCCGAACTGCTGCGCGGGTCCCAGGCGTGACCGATCCCGACGCACTCGAGGATATCGCGCTGCCCGAACGCCGCCAGCGCGCGCGCGGGCATGATGCGCAACGCGCCGCCATCCTCAACCAGCTTGCCGAACATCGCCTGCCGGGCGCCATCCTGCTGCATGGCCCGCAAGGCATCGGCAAGGCCACCTTCGCCTTCGAAATGGCCGCCGCCATCCTGTCAGCCACAGGCGATGAGGATGCCCACCGCGTCGAGGAACAGGTGGGAGCCATGTCCCATCCCAATCTTTTCCTGCTGCGCCGCCGTCCCAAGGACAGCAAGGGCTTCTATACCGTCATCCGCGTCGAGGATGTCAGGGACCTGCGCGACAGCCTGCACCATACCCGGGGCAGGGCGGGGCACCGCGTCGCCATCATCGACAGTATCGACGATTGCAATCCCTCGGCCGCCAATGCCCTGCTCAAGACGCTGGAAGAGCCGCCCGCCGACACCATCTTCCTGCTGGTCTCCCACCGCCCCGGCCAGTTGCTGCCCACCATCAAGTCGCGCTGCCATAACCTGGCTTTGCGTCCCGTCGCTGCCGGCGATGTCCGCGCCATATTGCAGGAACACGACGCCACGCTCGGCCAGACTGAACTCGACCGCGCCATAGGCCTTTCTGGTGGCAGGCCGCGCCGGGCCTTCGAGACCCTGGCGCTGGAGCCGGACTCCGCGCTTGGCGCCCTGCAAGCCTGGCTGGTCAACCCCGCCCAGCACCCCGCAGGGGTTGCGCTGCAACTCGCCGATGCCCTTGGTGCCGATACGCAAAGCCCCGAACTCAGCTTCGCCCGCGAAATGCTCGACGACTGGATGGCCGACGAAGCCCGCAATGCCGCCATGCAGCCGCCTTCCCGCATGCGCCTTGCCTCGGCCAACGAGCTATGGGACAAGGCACACGCCCTTTTCGCCGAGGCCGACAGCATCAATCTGGATATGAAGCAGACGCTTGTCGCCATTTTCGACGCGATCAGGAAGCATGTTTCGATGACCGCCTCCGTTTCCTCCGAGCCCCAATGACCGCCAAGCCCTTCTACGTCACGACCGCAATCTCCTATCCCAATGGCGCGCCCCATATCGGCCACGCCTATGAGATGATCGCGACCGACGCCATTGCCCGCTGGAAGCGCCTGGAAGGCCGCGAGGTCTATTTCCTCACCGGCACCGACGAGCATGGCATCAAGATGGTGCAGACCGCCGCCGCGCAGGGCCTGACCCCGCGCGAGCTGGCCGATCGCAACTCCGCCGAATTCCGCCGCCTCGCCGAGGTGCTGGAAATCTCCAACGACGATTTCATCCGCACCACCGAACAGCGCCATCACGAATCCAGTCAGGCGATCTGGAAGAAGATGGAAGCCAGCAACAATGGCGACATTTTCCAGTCCACCTACAAGGGCTGGTATTCGGTGCGCGACGAAGCCTATTTCGACGAAGACGAGCTGACCGAAAAGGACGGCAAGAAATTCGCGCCATCGGGCGCTGAGGTCACCTGGGTGGAAGAACCCACCTATTTCTTCCGCCTCTCGGCCTACCAGCAGAAGCTGCTCGACCTCTACGAATCCAATCCCGATTTCATCGCTCCCAAGGAGCGTCGCAACGAAATCATCTCCTTCGTGAAGAGCGGGCTGCAGGACCTCTCCATCTCGCGCACCACCTTCGATTGGGGCATTCCGGTGCCCGGCGCGCCCGGCCACGTCATGTATGTCTGGGTCGATGCCCTGACCAACTACATCACCGGCGTCGGCTTCCCCGATGAAGCCAGCGAGCTGTTCAAGAAATTCTGGCCGGCCGACCTGCACGTCATCGGCAAGGACATTATCCGCTTCCACACCGTCTACTGGCCCGCTTTCCTGATGAGTGCCGGCATCGAGGTGCAGCATCGCGTCTTCGCCCACGGCTTCCTGACCGTCGATGGCCAGAAGATGAGCAAGTCGCTCGGCAACGTCATCGACCCCTTCTATCTGGTCGATGAATTCGGCGCCGACGCCGTGCGCTACTTCTTCCTGCGCGAGGTCTCCTTCGGCAATGATGGCGACTACAGCAATGAAAAGCTGGTCAACCGCGTCAATGCCGACCTCGCCAACAATCTCGGCAACCTGGCGCAGCGCTCGCTGTCGATGATCAACAAGAACTGCGACGCCAAGGTGCCCCAGCCCGGTCCCCTGACCGAGGCTGACCAGGCGCTCATCGCCGAGGTGACCGACGCCCTCGACGCCGCCCAGAAGGCGATGG
This sequence is a window from Devosia ginsengisoli. Protein-coding genes within it:
- the tmk gene encoding dTMP kinase, with protein sequence MLQEAPTSKASRARFITFEGGEGVGKSTQVKRLLQNLQRHDIEAVRTREPGGTPKAEAIRSFILQGRSESWGPGAEAVLFAAARLDHVNQLIAPNLRNGTWVLSDRFHDSTRAYQGLTGGVDDKLIAGLESLALDGHAPDLTIILDMDPEAAFKRVAERAIEDGLALTGDRFEKEELEWHKKLRDGFLSIARDNPDRCVVISAAQSEDTLEAAIWEAVTQRFPELLRGSQA
- a CDS encoding D-alanyl-D-alanine carboxypeptidase family protein — translated: MKKILRILAATLALTMPALAQADFDTKAKFAILMDEDSGTVIFQKDADLPMEPASMAKLMTIAVVFNEIRSGRLSMADMFFVSEHAWRTGGAASGGSTMFAELNSQISVEDLIRSVIIQSGNDAAIILAEGIAGSETSFVAMMNELGEDIGLTDSHFTNPTGLPDPDMYVTARDLADLARYLIQQFPEYYHYFSEPEMEWNGIKQPNRNSLVELGIGVDGLKTGHTEAAGYGSVISTDEGGRRLVAVLHGLTSMAQRTEEGRKLITWGARAFERVAAYPEGAVVAYANVYGGSSPSVGLVGKGEVALYLPRGSRKCLNAQVNYTGPLSPPVMQGDQIAELRVFCDDQLVQTAPLYAAETVGEGDLVRKATDALKQLALGWL
- a CDS encoding septal ring lytic transglycosylase RlpA family protein; protein product: MTTTSWRHAIRFVALAALIAPMIAACGGGLGATVNRAAFSSSEYGVGVSPRVTTNPNPPKGGGRYQVGKPYTVRGKVYTPAEQPDYVASGDASWYGADFHGRRTANGEIFSANAITGAHPTLPLPSYVRVTNQANGRSVIVRVNDRGPYMRGRIMDLSYRAASMLGYVNNGHTQIRAEYVGPAPLEGDDTRMLMASYNGPADFGGGNTQFAQADNTNSLADIAGNFFGNLFSYADTTPQEQDAAIGTAHAAVTAMATRAGALDEWVQSIDADARNIRLGLGIFADQGNAIALSERFALLGAVDEEAVTVNGRAATRLTLTHLKPGVSRIDVLDLARELGLNDLKLD
- a CDS encoding AAA family ATPase, with protein sequence MTDPDALEDIALPERRQRARGHDAQRAAILNQLAEHRLPGAILLHGPQGIGKATFAFEMAAAILSATGDEDAHRVEEQVGAMSHPNLFLLRRRPKDSKGFYTVIRVEDVRDLRDSLHHTRGRAGHRVAIIDSIDDCNPSAANALLKTLEEPPADTIFLLVSHRPGQLLPTIKSRCHNLALRPVAAGDVRAILQEHDATLGQTELDRAIGLSGGRPRRAFETLALEPDSALGALQAWLVNPAQHPAGVALQLADALGADTQSPELSFAREMLDDWMADEARNAAMQPPSRMRLASANELWDKAHALFAEADSINLDMKQTLVAIFDAIRKHVSMTASVSSEPQ
- the metG gene encoding methionine--tRNA ligase, which gives rise to MTAKPFYVTTAISYPNGAPHIGHAYEMIATDAIARWKRLEGREVYFLTGTDEHGIKMVQTAAAQGLTPRELADRNSAEFRRLAEVLEISNDDFIRTTEQRHHESSQAIWKKMEASNNGDIFQSTYKGWYSVRDEAYFDEDELTEKDGKKFAPSGAEVTWVEEPTYFFRLSAYQQKLLDLYESNPDFIAPKERRNEIISFVKSGLQDLSISRTTFDWGIPVPGAPGHVMYVWVDALTNYITGVGFPDEASELFKKFWPADLHVIGKDIIRFHTVYWPAFLMSAGIEVQHRVFAHGFLTVDGQKMSKSLGNVIDPFYLVDEFGADAVRYFFLREVSFGNDGDYSNEKLVNRVNADLANNLGNLAQRSLSMINKNCDAKVPQPGPLTEADQALIAEVTDALDAAQKAMDEQLVHEATGAIIAALSSANNYFAGQEPWALKKTDPERMATVLYVTADTVRRLAIPMLAFVPASASRLLDQLAVPEDQRSLAAALNANSLLTNTPLPLPQGVFARLERKAE